A region from the Streptosporangium sp. NBC_01756 genome encodes:
- a CDS encoding trypsin-like serine peptidase has translation MAIVPLASTVTVAQQVARFWLADGAANLKNATPYAVQTAVSGERLATDIIPDGPPVSIEPREAQTSPAGEMPMTSGKVFFVGSDLQPHWCTGTVVQSKFWNVVATAGHCLLDNEAPAGPLAKWVFVPGYSEGMTPFGLYVGKQGVTHYDFDDIRDYDRDYAFGNVYNGVVLSSTDVLTDAGKLTDNVGGQGITFNQPLAPTVDVFGYPAGPEPDGSRPYTGETLERSTGSTFTMKVTGLPADRPIGVDSPFTGEGSLGSSWLTQYTSDSRAGYLNGITISVSDPDDDGRYDTGVSPYFDSQSFMVYQKAAAYWTGSIAYKS, from the coding sequence GTGGCGATAGTCCCGTTGGCCTCCACCGTGACGGTGGCTCAGCAGGTCGCGAGGTTCTGGCTCGCCGACGGGGCCGCCAACCTGAAGAACGCCACGCCGTACGCCGTGCAGACCGCGGTCAGCGGGGAACGCCTGGCCACGGACATCATCCCGGACGGCCCTCCGGTTTCCATCGAGCCACGGGAAGCGCAGACCTCACCGGCGGGGGAGATGCCCATGACCTCGGGCAAGGTGTTCTTCGTCGGCAGCGACCTCCAGCCGCACTGGTGCACCGGCACGGTCGTGCAGTCGAAATTCTGGAACGTCGTCGCGACGGCAGGTCACTGCCTGTTGGATAACGAGGCCCCGGCCGGGCCGCTGGCCAAGTGGGTCTTCGTCCCCGGCTACTCCGAGGGCATGACCCCGTTCGGCCTGTACGTCGGCAAGCAGGGCGTCACCCATTATGACTTTGACGACATCCGAGACTATGACCGCGACTACGCCTTCGGCAACGTGTACAACGGGGTTGTCCTCTCTTCTACGGACGTGCTGACCGATGCCGGGAAGCTGACCGACAACGTCGGCGGGCAGGGGATCACGTTCAACCAGCCGCTCGCGCCCACCGTCGATGTCTTCGGCTACCCCGCCGGCCCCGAGCCCGATGGCAGTCGGCCCTACACGGGCGAGACCCTCGAACGGTCGACCGGATCGACATTCACGATGAAGGTCACCGGTCTCCCGGCAGACCGGCCGATAGGCGTGGACTCTCCGTTCACCGGGGAAGGCTCTCTCGGTTCCTCGTGGCTGACCCAGTACACGAGCGACAGCCGTGCCGGCTATCTCAACGGCATCACGATCAGCGTTTCCGACCCCGATGACGACGGTCGGTACGACACCGGTGTCTCGCCGTACTTCGACAGTCAGTCGTTCATGGTCTACCAGAAGGCCGCCGCCTACTGGACCGGCTCCATCGCTTATAAGTCCTAA
- a CDS encoding IS3 family transposase (programmed frameshift) — protein MAMKSYPPEFKADAVALYLSDPERTLASVAEDLGISRETLRNWVRQAQADGSAGAKERGPARKPARGALSSDDVLEKENKQLKARIRELETERDILRRAAKYFAGRDQLVSRFQFVADHRGAFGVKRLCRVLKVSRSGFYRWCKAAPARAERAAADAALAEEIRHIHGEFDGTYGSPRVTAELRARGRRVNHKRVARVMRRCGIVGLHLRKKVRTTVPEPSRQKVPDLIWRDFTAPSPNHRYVGDITYLPVGDGRFLYLATVLDLGSRRLAGWSIADHMRTELVSDALRAAAATRGSLDGAIFHTDHGAQYTSAEFAKVCAELGVRQSMGAVGTSADNAAAEAFNATLKRETLQGTKRWSSAREARLAVFKWITRYNTRRRHSTLGYLSPIDYEQQTIDRVLLTA, from the exons GTGGCGATGAAGTCGTATCCGCCGGAGTTCAAGGCGGATGCCGTCGCTTTGTACCTGTCCGATCCGGAACGGACGCTGGCCTCGGTGGCTGAGGACCTGGGGATCAGCCGGGAGACGCTGCGCAACTGGGTGCGTCAGGCGCAGGCGGATGGCAGCGCGGGGGCGAAGGAGCGGGGCCCGGCGAGGAAGCCGGCGCGTGGCGCGCTATCGTCCGACGACGTGCTGGAAAAGGAGAATAAGCAGCTCAAGGCCCGCATCCGGGAGCTGGAGACGGAGCGCGACATCCTGCGCCGGGCGGCCAAATATTTCGCGG GGAGAGACCAACTGGTGAGCCGCTTCCAGTTCGTCGCCGATCATCGAGGCGCCTTCGGCGTCAAGCGGCTGTGCCGGGTGCTGAAGGTGTCCCGCTCGGGGTTCTACCGGTGGTGCAAGGCGGCGCCGGCCCGGGCGGAGCGGGCTGCGGCCGATGCCGCACTCGCCGAGGAGATCAGGCACATCCATGGTGAGTTCGACGGCACCTACGGCAGTCCGCGCGTCACCGCCGAGCTGCGCGCCCGGGGACGCAGGGTCAACCATAAGCGGGTGGCGCGGGTGATGCGCCGTTGCGGCATCGTCGGACTGCACCTGCGCAAGAAGGTGCGCACCACGGTGCCCGAGCCGTCCCGGCAGAAGGTGCCCGACCTGATATGGCGGGACTTCACCGCGCCCTCCCCGAATCATCGCTACGTCGGCGACATCACCTACCTGCCTGTCGGCGACGGCCGGTTCCTCTACTTGGCCACCGTGCTGGACCTGGGCTCACGCCGGCTGGCGGGCTGGTCGATCGCCGATCACATGCGCACCGAGCTGGTGAGTGACGCGTTGCGGGCCGCCGCCGCGACGCGGGGCAGCTTGGACGGGGCGATCTTTCACACCGATCACGGGGCGCAATACACCTCGGCCGAGTTCGCCAAGGTCTGCGCCGAGCTCGGTGTGCGCCAGTCCATGGGAGCGGTTGGCACCAGCGCCGACAACGCCGCCGCGGAAGCGTTCAATGCCACTCTCAAACGCGAGACGCTGCAAGGGACCAAGCGCTGGTCCTCGGCACGTGAGGCCCGCCTGGCGGTCTTCAAGTGGATCACCCGCTACAACACCCGCAGGAGACATTCCACCCTGGGCTACCTCAGCCCGATCGACTACGAACAGCAGACCATCGATAGAGTGCTGCTCACCGCATAA
- a CDS encoding protein kinase domain-containing protein: MRAGTELADRYRLERLLGRGGMGEVWRSIDQRLDRPVAVKLLLANLLGDDRISHEALSRFRREGKAAARLNHSNITAVYDLGEHRDIRNGIELTFPFLVLELLEGCDLNSVLDDHPGGLPLGRVLDYGIQAADALAAAHAAGIVHRDIKPANLMLLDNGTIKVCDFGIARLHGATAGLSATGGVIGTLLYMPPEQLDGHEVDHRADLYALGATLYHLLTGQHVFPATDLRALAYMHATKTPAPPSALRPSISPDVDRLITALLAKLPDQRPTSAADTAASLRTARSASEHRTAKAKLITRSITDPDRARDLLAEAERIAHDIFFGDAATLREIAEVAAEHDPVEAERIARSITDPDNAAHALLNIAEAVARHDRDRARDLLAEAESVARSITVLQWQLDTLCDIAKVAAEHDPAEAERIARSITDPDSQARALREIAKVVAQHDRDHARDLLTEAERIARSITYPFSQSLALLRVAEVVAQHDRDHARDLLTEAERIARSITDPETTAHALFDIAKAVRQHDRDYARALLAEAEHLARSVTDPLDPHLLLCWITEAMAWHDPTEAERLVHSRALPPRCGHLEYRMMEIRRQGVPRGDEVVSAGVQGGCRRFVPVRSGTDAGLGG, from the coding sequence GTGCGAGCTGGTACAGAGTTAGCCGACCGTTATCGGCTGGAGCGGTTGCTCGGCCGGGGCGGGATGGGCGAGGTGTGGCGGAGTATCGATCAAAGGCTTGACCGGCCGGTGGCGGTCAAGTTGTTGTTGGCCAACCTGCTGGGCGATGACCGGATCAGCCACGAAGCCCTATCACGGTTTCGACGCGAGGGAAAAGCAGCCGCGCGTCTAAACCACTCCAATATCACCGCGGTCTACGACCTAGGTGAACACCGGGATATCCGCAACGGTATCGAGCTGACCTTTCCGTTCCTGGTGTTAGAACTCTTGGAAGGCTGTGACCTGAACTCCGTTCTAGACGACCACCCCGGCGGCCTGCCGCTCGGCCGCGTCCTGGACTATGGCATTCAAGCCGCAGACGCGTTAGCCGCCGCGCATGCGGCCGGGATCGTACATCGCGATATCAAGCCCGCCAACCTCATGCTGCTGGACAATGGCACCATCAAGGTCTGCGACTTCGGCATCGCCCGCCTGCACGGTGCGACCGCCGGCCTATCGGCGACCGGAGGGGTGATCGGCACCCTGTTGTACATGCCGCCCGAACAGCTCGACGGCCATGAGGTCGACCACCGCGCCGACCTGTATGCCCTCGGTGCCACCCTTTATCACCTACTCACCGGCCAGCATGTCTTCCCCGCAACGGATCTGCGAGCCCTGGCCTACATGCACGCCACGAAAACACCCGCCCCACCCAGTGCACTCCGGCCCAGCATCAGCCCCGATGTCGATCGCCTCATCACCGCTCTGCTCGCCAAACTCCCCGATCAGCGACCTACCTCCGCCGCTGACACCGCCGCCAGCCTGCGAACCGCCCGGTCCGCGAGTGAACACCGCACTGCCAAGGCCAAGCTCATCACCCGCTCCATCACCGACCCTGACCGTGCCCGAGACTTGCTAGCTGAAGCCGAACGCATCGCGCACGACATCTTCTTTGGCGATGCCGCTACCTTGCGCGAGATCGCCGAGGTGGCGGCTGAGCATGACCCCGTGGAGGCCGAACGCATCGCACGCTCCATCACCGATCCCGACAATGCAGCCCACGCGTTGCTCAACATCGCCGAGGCGGTGGCCCGGCACGACCGTGACCGTGCCCGAGACTTGCTAGCCGAAGCCGAAAGCGTCGCACGCTCTATCACCGTCCTCCAGTGGCAGCTCGACACCTTGTGCGATATCGCCAAGGTGGCGGCTGAGCATGACCCGGCGGAGGCCGAACGCATCGCCCGATCCATCACCGATCCCGACAGCCAGGCCCGCGCGTTGCGCGAGATCGCCAAGGTCGTGGCCCAGCATGACCGTGACCATGCCCGAGACCTGCTGACCGAAGCCGAACGCATCGCACGCTCCATCACCTACCCCTTCAGCCAATCCTTGGCGTTACTCCGGGTCGCCGAGGTGGTAGCCCAGCATGACCGTGACCATGCCCGAGACCTGCTGACCGAAGCCGAACGCATCGCACGCTCCATCACTGACCCCGAAACCACAGCCCACGCGCTGTTCGACATTGCCAAGGCGGTGCGCCAGCACGACCGTGACTATGCCCGCGCTCTACTGGCCGAAGCCGAACATCTCGCACGCTCCGTCACCGATCCCCTCGACCCACACCTGCTGTTGTGCTGGATTACCGAGGCGATGGCCTGGCATGATCCGACAGAAGCCGAACGCCTCGTGCACTCTAGGGCCCTGCCCCCGAGGTGTGGACACCTTGAATACCGGATGATGGAAATCCGGAGGCAAGGAGTTCCACGTGGCGATGAAGTCGTATCCGCCGGAGTTCAAGGCGGATGCCGTCGCTTTGTACCTGTCCGATCCGGAACGGACGCTGGCCTCGGTGGCTGA
- a CDS encoding IS3 family transposase, producing the protein MRTHHATSDEIYGAPRIHADLREIDGIGVECKRVARLMRAAGLAGVSRHKGCRTTITDRRGVAASDLVHRKFTVAGPNRIRNADITYMPIWQSFLYLAVVLDVFPRRIVGWAMTEHMRTELVADALAMAIHQRRPAVEMIHHSDKGGQYTSIALGRRCEQAGVRPSTGRTGTCFDNAITESFFTWASPRNVETSP; encoded by the coding sequence ATCCGCACGCATCATGCGACCTCCGATGAGATCTACGGGGCACCGCGGATCCACGCTGACCTACGTGAGATCGACGGTATCGGGGTCGAATGTAAGCGAGTAGCCCGACTGATGCGCGCGGCTGGGTTGGCCGGGGTGAGTCGCCACAAGGGCTGCCGTACCACGATCACCGACCGGCGAGGAGTCGCCGCGAGTGACCTGGTGCACCGGAAGTTCACCGTGGCCGGGCCGAACCGGATCCGGAACGCCGACATCACGTACATGCCGATCTGGCAGAGCTTCCTCTACCTGGCGGTGGTGCTCGATGTGTTCCCTCGGCGGATCGTCGGCTGGGCGATGACTGAGCACATGCGCACCGAACTGGTCGCCGATGCGCTGGCGATGGCGATTCACCAGCGCCGTCCCGCCGTCGAGATGATCCATCACAGCGATAAGGGCGGCCAATACACCTCGATCGCACTCGGCCGGCGCTGCGAGCAGGCCGGCGTGCGCCCCTCGACCGGCCGGACCGGCACCTGCTTCGACAACGCCATCACCGAGAGCTTCTTCACCTGGGCTTCCCCTCGTAACGTAGAGACATCGCCTTAA
- a CDS encoding tetratricopeptide repeat protein: MITTRRRVSWPDGVVRLPLDLLEQDAATELLIRTSERSADPDERLAFAALAAELGYLPLALQQAGAYIREAGIISNQYLKLLADHPLYMYRASPEQDDAQQTIARLWNAHLDLIRSRNQNAEQILRVLACYAPENIPRDIIGGPGVAGGPAILDALRLLASYSLITLGEQTLTMHRLLQAVLVATDDIHSHNATGGPASPQLALAWLAEAWSAAEELPPQQQTSKYQLLGTHAESLTRHYSITFITGEHDWIFPKVALFEYEQGNYHRAEPLARHAVAITLAGWGKEHPDTLTTRNNLALVLQGLGRLQEAEAEHRAVLGIRRRVLGEEHPDTLAGRNNLASALQELGRLQEAEAEHRAVLGIRRRVLGEEHPDTLISRHNLASVLQGLGRLEEAEAEGRAVWQASRQVLGEEHPDTLASRGNLALVLQGLGRLEEAEAEGRAVWQASRQVLGEEHPDTLISRNNLEEIIRERTKRRRIETCSRLGNLDRNAPCACGSGKKHKRCHGKGR; encoded by the coding sequence GTGATAACCACCCGGCGCCGGGTGTCCTGGCCCGACGGGGTAGTTCGGCTGCCGTTGGACCTCCTAGAGCAAGATGCCGCCACCGAGCTGCTCATCCGGACGAGCGAGCGAAGCGCGGATCCCGACGAGCGGTTGGCGTTCGCAGCGCTCGCCGCCGAATTGGGGTATCTGCCGCTGGCCTTGCAGCAGGCCGGAGCCTACATCCGCGAGGCTGGCATCATCTCCAACCAGTATCTGAAACTGCTGGCTGATCATCCGCTATACATGTACCGGGCATCGCCCGAGCAAGACGACGCACAGCAGACAATCGCCCGGCTGTGGAACGCGCACCTAGACCTCATCCGTTCCCGCAACCAGAATGCTGAACAGATACTGCGCGTCCTGGCCTGCTACGCCCCCGAGAACATCCCCCGCGACATCATCGGCGGCCCCGGTGTCGCTGGCGGTCCGGCGATACTGGACGCGCTGCGACTGCTGGCCTCCTACAGCCTGATCACTCTGGGAGAGCAAACCCTCACGATGCACCGGCTGCTGCAGGCGGTTCTGGTCGCGACGGATGACATCCACTCCCACAATGCCACTGGCGGGCCAGCATCGCCGCAGCTGGCACTGGCCTGGCTGGCCGAGGCGTGGTCAGCCGCCGAAGAACTTCCCCCGCAGCAGCAGACCAGCAAATACCAGCTACTCGGCACGCACGCCGAAAGCCTGACCCGCCACTACTCGATCACGTTTATAACCGGTGAACACGACTGGATCTTTCCCAAGGTTGCCCTCTTCGAATACGAGCAGGGCAACTATCACCGCGCCGAGCCATTAGCCCGGCATGCTGTGGCCATTACGTTGGCCGGCTGGGGTAAGGAGCACCCCGATACGTTGACCACCCGCAACAACCTGGCATTGGTATTGCAGGGGTTGGGGCGGTTGCAGGAGGCCGAGGCTGAGCATCGGGCCGTGCTGGGAATTCGGCGACGGGTACTGGGCGAGGAACACCCCGATACGTTGGCCGGCCGCAACAACCTAGCATCAGCGTTACAGGAGTTGGGGCGGTTGCAGGAGGCCGAGGCTGAGCATCGGGCCGTGCTGGGAATTCGGCGACGGGTACTGGGCGAGGAACACCCCGATACGTTGATTAGCCGTCACAACCTCGCATCGGTGTTGCAGGGGCTTGGGCGGCTGGAAGAGGCCGAGGCCGAAGGGCGTGCGGTGTGGCAAGCCTCACGACAGGTGCTGGGTGAGGAACACCCCGATACCTTGGCCAGCCGCGGCAACCTCGCGTTGGTGTTGCAGGGGCTTGGGCGGCTGGAAGAGGCCGAGGCCGAAGGGCGTGCGGTGTGGCAAGCCTCACGACAGGTGCTGGGTGAGGAACACCCCGATACCCTAATCAGTCGAAACAATCTGGAAGAAATCATTCGTGAACGAACCAAACGACGGAGAATTGAAACATGTAGTCGTCTGGGGAACCTCGATCGCAATGCACCCTGTGCATGCGGTTCAGGGAAGAAGCACAAACGCTGCCATGGCAAGGGACGGTGA